In Streptomyces sp. NBC_01426, one genomic interval encodes:
- a CDS encoding peptidoglycan D,D-transpeptidase FtsI family protein, which produces MNKPLRRISLFCGLLVLALLVRTNWLQYVQAEDLSTRKENRRVQIAQYATERGNIIVGGKPITGSSVTDGSDFKYKRTYLDGPLWAPVTGYASQAFGSTQLESLDDGILTGNDDRLFFDRTIGMFTGEKKQGGNVVTTLNAAAQKAAFEKLGNKKGAVAALDPRTGAILALVSTPSYDPSSFAGFSKNDEKAWVQLKDSEDKNLVNRALRETYPPGSTFKVVTAAAALEHGVVSDVNAATDTPEPYMLPGTRTPMVNHASGCEKATLNFALQVSCNSVFANMGDKVGRDKMVETAQKFGFNSTVDTPVRAFASVYDKTMGKDGNAQSSIGQFNTAATPLQMAMVTAAIANDGKLMKPYMVDELTAPNLDTVEKHEPQEMSRPLSAANAQKVQQMMVNVVEKGTGTPAKIKDVVVGGKTGTAQHGEKNAKRPYAWFISYAENPDGTSPVAVAVVIEDSAAEREDISGGGLAAPVAKAVMEAVLKSKG; this is translated from the coding sequence ATGAACAAGCCCCTGCGTCGCATCTCGCTGTTCTGCGGTCTCCTCGTCCTCGCGCTGCTCGTGCGGACCAACTGGTTGCAGTACGTCCAGGCCGAGGACCTCAGCACGCGCAAGGAGAACCGCCGGGTCCAGATCGCCCAGTACGCCACGGAGCGCGGCAACATCATCGTCGGGGGCAAGCCGATCACCGGCTCCTCCGTGACCGACGGCAGCGACTTCAAGTACAAGCGGACCTACCTCGACGGCCCGCTGTGGGCGCCCGTCACCGGGTACGCCTCGCAGGCGTTCGGTTCCACCCAGTTGGAGAGCCTGGACGACGGCATCCTCACCGGCAACGACGACCGGCTGTTCTTCGACCGCACCATCGGCATGTTCACCGGCGAGAAGAAGCAGGGCGGCAACGTCGTCACCACCCTGAACGCCGCCGCGCAGAAGGCCGCGTTCGAGAAGCTGGGCAACAAGAAGGGTGCCGTCGCGGCGCTCGACCCGCGCACGGGCGCCATCCTGGCCCTGGTCAGCACGCCCTCGTACGACCCGTCCAGCTTCGCCGGCTTCTCGAAGAACGACGAGAAGGCCTGGGTCCAGCTGAAGGACAGCGAGGACAAGAACCTCGTCAACCGCGCCCTGCGCGAGACCTACCCGCCGGGCTCCACCTTCAAGGTGGTCACGGCCGCCGCCGCCCTGGAGCACGGCGTGGTGAGCGACGTCAACGCCGCCACGGACACTCCCGAGCCGTACATGCTGCCGGGCACCCGGACCCCGATGGTCAACCACGCGAGCGGCTGCGAAAAGGCGACGCTGAACTTCGCGCTCCAGGTCTCCTGCAACTCCGTGTTCGCGAACATGGGCGACAAGGTCGGCCGCGACAAGATGGTCGAGACCGCCCAGAAGTTCGGCTTCAACAGCACCGTCGACACCCCGGTCCGCGCCTTCGCCAGCGTCTACGACAAGACGATGGGCAAGGACGGCAACGCGCAGAGCTCCATCGGCCAGTTCAACACCGCCGCCACCCCGCTCCAGATGGCCATGGTCACCGCCGCCATCGCGAACGACGGCAAGCTGATGAAGCCGTACATGGTCGACGAGCTGACCGCTCCCAATCTCGACACCGTCGAGAAGCACGAGCCGCAGGAGATGAGCCGCCCGCTCTCCGCCGCGAACGCGCAGAAGGTCCAGCAGATGATGGTCAACGTCGTCGAGAAGGGCACGGGCACCCCGGCCAAGATCAAGGACGTCGTCGTCGGCGGCAAGACCGGCACCGCGCAGCACGGCGAGAAGAACGCCAAGCGCCCCTACGCCTGGTTCATCTCCTACGCCGAGAACCCGGACGGCACCTCGCCCGTCGCCGTCGCCGTCGTGATCGAGGACAGCGCCGCCGAACGCGAGGACATCAGCGGCGGCGGCCTGGCCGCGCCCGTCGCGAAGGCCGTCATGGAAGCCGTACTGAAGAGCAAGGGATGA
- a CDS encoding DUF5324 family protein, with protein MTRKDSVHAAAESARDSMRHAAEVVAPYAGTAKDAAVHYAQEANELLAPKISYAAGEAARHARTTYDSHLHPHIKAARSHVPPNVDRAATKAVKQTRRAARQAAEYTQPRLESALAAAQPVAEEAASRSTAAFAALRGQVSAEEVRKLVRRQKRRARTGRVFKGVLLVGVVAGGAYAAWKWWDRQSNPDWLVEPPAATELSARDSAPASFDDELAAKEQEARSAGDDQQ; from the coding sequence GTGACCCGCAAGGACAGCGTGCACGCGGCAGCCGAGAGCGCCAGGGACAGCATGCGGCACGCAGCGGAAGTGGTGGCGCCGTACGCAGGAACCGCCAAGGACGCCGCTGTGCACTATGCGCAAGAGGCGAACGAGCTGCTGGCGCCCAAGATTTCGTACGCGGCCGGCGAGGCTGCCCGGCACGCCCGTACGACGTACGACTCCCATCTGCACCCCCACATCAAGGCGGCGCGCTCCCACGTGCCGCCGAACGTGGACCGGGCCGCGACGAAGGCGGTGAAGCAGACCCGACGAGCCGCGCGACAGGCAGCCGAGTACACCCAGCCGCGACTCGAAAGCGCGCTCGCCGCGGCGCAGCCGGTGGCCGAGGAGGCCGCTTCCCGGTCGACCGCCGCCTTCGCCGCCCTGCGCGGCCAGGTGTCGGCGGAGGAAGTGCGCAAGCTGGTGCGGCGCCAGAAGCGCCGGGCCCGCACGGGCCGGGTCTTCAAGGGCGTTCTGCTGGTCGGCGTCGTCGCCGGCGGGGCGTACGCGGCCTGGAAGTGGTGGGACCGGCAGTCCAACCCTGACTGGCTCGTCGAACCGCCGGCGGCCACCGAGCTGTCGGCCCGCGACTCCGCTCCGGCGAGCTTTGACGACGAGCTGGCGGCCAAGGAGCAAGAGGCCCGCTCGGCCGGCGACGACCAGCAGTAG
- a CDS encoding class E sortase: MRSPWNPPRPDVVLRLLVRTFSEVCLTVGTVIVLFVAYVLLWTGVKADRAMDAEMARMRDRWAAPAPAPAPAAHAPAPAPAPTTAAPSPSTSPSTRPAPARIPEGRAFAEMYVPRFGRDWNKPVLEGTGTELLKKGLGHYPGSGRLGESGNFAVAGHRRTYGDPFKDIPELRPGDDVILKDATTWYTYTVRAAPLRTLPDETGVVDAVPARSPFTTPGRYLTLTTCDPEWGHSHRLIVWAELTGTRAAAEGEPEGLSS, translated from the coding sequence ATGCGAAGCCCGTGGAATCCGCCACGCCCTGACGTCGTACTGCGGCTGCTGGTACGGACGTTCAGCGAGGTGTGTCTGACCGTCGGCACGGTGATCGTGTTGTTCGTCGCGTACGTGCTCCTGTGGACCGGGGTCAAGGCCGACCGGGCCATGGACGCGGAGATGGCCCGGATGCGCGACCGCTGGGCCGCCCCCGCCCCCGCCCCCGCCCCCGCCGCCCACGCACCCGCACCCGCTCCGGCGCCGACGACCGCCGCCCCGAGTCCCTCGACGAGCCCCTCGACGCGGCCGGCACCCGCGCGGATCCCCGAGGGCCGGGCCTTCGCCGAGATGTACGTGCCCCGCTTCGGCCGGGACTGGAACAAGCCCGTGCTGGAGGGCACCGGCACCGAGCTGCTCAAGAAGGGCCTCGGCCACTACCCGGGCAGCGGCCGGCTCGGCGAGAGCGGGAACTTCGCGGTCGCCGGGCACCGGCGGACCTACGGGGACCCCTTCAAGGACATCCCCGAGCTGCGCCCGGGGGACGACGTGATCCTCAAGGACGCGACGACCTGGTACACGTACACCGTCCGGGCCGCGCCGCTGCGCACCCTGCCCGACGAGACCGGGGTGGTCGACGCGGTGCCCGCCCGCTCCCCCTTCACCACCCCCGGCCGCTACCTGACCCTGACCACCTGCGATCCGGAATGGGGCCACAGCCACCGGCTGATCGTCTGGGCCGAACTCACGGGCACCCGGGCAGCCGCCGAGGGCGAACCCGAGGGTTTGTCGAGCTGA
- the pknB gene encoding Stk1 family PASTA domain-containing Ser/Thr kinase, which yields MEEPRRLGGRYELSHVLGRGGMAEVYLGHDTRLGRTVAVKTLRADLARDPSFQARFRREAQSAASLNHPAIVAVYDTGEDYVDNISIPYIVMEYVDGSTLRELLHSGRKLLPERTLEMCIGILQALEYSHRAGIVHRDIKPANVMLTRTGQVKVMDFGIARAMGDSGMTMTQTAAVIGTAQYLSPEQAKGEQVDARSDLYSAGCLLYELLSVRPPFVGDSPVAVAYQHVREEPQPPSNFDPEITPVMDAIVLKALVKDPDYRYQSADEMRADIEACLDGQPVTATASMGAAGYGYPDQGGYGHQGGYDQPTTALRTADSGQTSMMPPTGSGDGGYGYGDQGGYDQGHGRRPQKKSRASTILLVLAGILVLVGAILIGRTLFEGKGADNRPSVPKLVGDTLAAAQERGKNIGLQVVQGGEMECDNQPKGKICEQDPAADTKVDKGSSVTVKISSGAPKVAVIDVRSLEFDKAEADLKAKGFEVQKKTVESDRPAGIVLEQDPKSGTEAEKGSTVTLTVAKEFSKGTVPDLTGKNQAQAAKALQDAKLKLGSVTEEDAPAGTPAKTVFKQQYKPGEALDKDTTVNITVAKEQVAPVAVPALTGQTVGQAKQTLQGVGLSFGAVLSGPSEDDAVVFDSNPGVGSQVPGGTVINVRTFPKGGGNNGGNGGNGGNNGGNGGFIGGLGR from the coding sequence ATGGAAGAGCCGCGTCGCCTCGGCGGGCGGTACGAGCTGAGCCACGTGCTCGGCCGTGGTGGCATGGCCGAGGTCTACCTCGGTCACGACACCCGGCTCGGCCGTACCGTCGCCGTGAAGACCCTGCGAGCGGACCTCGCCCGCGACCCGTCCTTCCAGGCCCGGTTCCGCCGCGAGGCCCAGTCCGCCGCGTCGCTGAACCACCCGGCGATCGTCGCCGTCTACGACACCGGCGAGGACTACGTCGACAACATCTCCATCCCGTACATCGTGATGGAGTACGTCGACGGGTCCACCCTGCGCGAGCTGCTGCACTCCGGGCGCAAGCTGCTGCCCGAGCGCACGCTCGAAATGTGCATCGGCATCCTCCAGGCCCTGGAGTACTCCCACCGCGCCGGCATCGTGCACCGCGACATCAAGCCCGCGAACGTGATGCTGACCCGCACCGGCCAGGTCAAGGTCATGGACTTCGGCATCGCCCGCGCCATGGGCGATTCCGGCATGACCATGACGCAGACCGCCGCCGTCATCGGCACCGCCCAGTACCTCTCCCCGGAGCAGGCCAAGGGCGAGCAGGTCGACGCACGCTCCGACCTCTACTCGGCCGGCTGCCTGCTGTACGAACTCCTCAGCGTCCGGCCGCCGTTCGTCGGCGACTCCCCCGTGGCCGTCGCCTACCAGCACGTCCGGGAGGAGCCGCAGCCCCCCTCGAACTTCGACCCCGAGATCACGCCCGTGATGGACGCCATCGTCCTCAAGGCCCTGGTCAAGGACCCCGACTACCGCTACCAGTCCGCCGACGAGATGCGCGCGGACATCGAGGCCTGCCTCGACGGCCAGCCCGTGACCGCGACCGCCTCCATGGGCGCGGCCGGCTACGGCTACCCCGACCAGGGCGGCTACGGCCACCAGGGGGGCTACGACCAGCCCACCACCGCCCTGCGCACGGCGGACTCCGGCCAGACGTCGATGATGCCGCCGACGGGTTCGGGCGACGGCGGGTACGGGTACGGCGACCAGGGCGGCTACGACCAGGGCCACGGCCGCCGGCCCCAGAAGAAGAGCCGCGCCTCGACGATCCTGCTGGTCCTGGCGGGCATCCTCGTCCTGGTCGGCGCCATCCTCATCGGCAGGACCCTCTTCGAGGGGAAGGGCGCCGACAACCGGCCCAGCGTGCCCAAGCTGGTCGGCGACACCCTGGCCGCGGCCCAGGAACGGGGCAAGAACATCGGCCTCCAGGTGGTCCAGGGCGGCGAGATGGAGTGCGACAACCAGCCGAAGGGCAAGATCTGCGAGCAGGATCCGGCCGCCGACACCAAGGTGGACAAGGGCAGCAGCGTCACCGTCAAGATCTCCTCGGGCGCGCCCAAGGTGGCCGTCATCGACGTGCGCAGCCTGGAGTTCGACAAGGCCGAGGCGGATCTGAAGGCCAAGGGCTTCGAGGTCCAGAAGAAGACGGTGGAGTCGGACCGTCCCGCGGGCATCGTCCTCGAACAGGACCCGAAGTCGGGCACCGAGGCCGAGAAGGGTTCCACGGTCACGCTGACGGTGGCCAAGGAGTTCTCGAAGGGCACGGTCCCTGACCTCACCGGCAAGAACCAGGCCCAGGCCGCGAAGGCCCTCCAGGACGCCAAGCTGAAGCTGGGCAGCGTCACCGAGGAGGACGCCCCCGCCGGCACGCCGGCGAAGACGGTCTTCAAGCAGCAGTACAAGCCGGGCGAGGCCTTGGACAAGGACACCACGGTCAACATCACCGTCGCCAAGGAGCAGGTGGCCCCGGTCGCCGTGCCGGCGCTGACCGGTCAGACCGTGGGTCAGGCGAAGCAGACCCTCCAGGGGGTCGGCCTGTCCTTCGGCGCGGTGCTCAGCGGTCCGTCGGAGGACGACGCGGTGGTGTTCGACTCCAACCCCGGCGTCGGCAGCCAGGTCCCGGGCGGCACCGTCATCAACGTCCGTACCTTCCCCAAGGGCGGCGGGAACAACGGCGGCAACGGGGGCAACGGCGGTAACAACGGCGGCAACGGGGGCTTCATCGGCGGCCTCGGCCGCTGA
- a CDS encoding DUF881 domain-containing protein: MSNSDDSSAGPRGRARPVRLLTAAVFALAGLIFVTSFNTSKGTNIRTDGSLLKLSDLIHERSQDNAELERTTAAVRDQVDALAERDDGSTRAEDAKLAALRTASGTEELSGKGLTVTLNDAPPNATARIPNVPEPQPNDLVIHQQDLQAVVNALWLGGAQGIEVMDQRLIATSAVRCVGNTLILQGRVYSPPYKVSAVGDPRALRKALAASPALQNYQLYVNAYGLGWKVEEHKELTLPAYSGTVDLHYAKPVESATP, encoded by the coding sequence TTGAGCAATTCCGACGACTCCTCCGCGGGTCCCCGTGGCCGGGCCAGGCCCGTCCGGTTGTTGACCGCTGCCGTTTTCGCCCTGGCCGGCCTCATCTTCGTCACCAGTTTCAACACGTCCAAGGGTACGAACATTCGCACGGACGGCTCACTCCTGAAGCTGTCCGACCTCATCCACGAGCGCAGCCAGGACAACGCGGAGCTGGAGCGGACCACCGCGGCCGTGCGCGACCAGGTGGACGCCCTCGCGGAGCGCGACGACGGGAGCACCAGGGCCGAGGACGCCAAGCTGGCCGCCCTGCGCACAGCCTCGGGCACCGAGGAGCTGTCCGGCAAGGGTCTGACGGTCACGCTCAACGACGCGCCGCCGAACGCCACGGCCCGCATCCCCAACGTTCCCGAACCGCAGCCCAACGACCTCGTCATCCACCAGCAGGACCTCCAGGCCGTGGTGAACGCGCTGTGGCTCGGCGGCGCCCAGGGCATCGAGGTCATGGACCAGCGGCTGATCGCCACCAGCGCCGTGCGCTGCGTGGGCAACACGCTGATCCTCCAGGGCCGGGTCTACTCGCCCCCCTACAAGGTGTCCGCGGTCGGCGACCCGCGCGCGTTGCGCAAGGCCCTGGCGGCCTCGCCCGCCCTGCAGAACTACCAGCTGTACGTGAACGCGTACGGGCTCGGCTGGAAAGTGGAGGAGCACAAGGAGCTGACACTCCCCGCCTACTCCGGCACAGTGGACCTCCACTATGCGAAGCCCGTGGAATCCGCCACGCCCTGA
- a CDS encoding peptidylprolyl isomerase translates to MAEKLYATLKTNHGDIEIELLPNFAPKTVRNFVELATGAREWTRPTDGQKTTDPLYDGTVFHRIISGFMIQGGDPLGNGTGGPGYQFADEFHPDLAFTKPYLVAMANAGPGTNGSQFFITVAPTAWLTRKHTIFGEVTGKAGQKIVDAIAGLPTNPRTERPLDDVILQSVVIEKRGTGAFDKS, encoded by the coding sequence GTGGCCGAGAAGCTCTACGCCACCCTGAAGACGAACCACGGCGACATCGAGATCGAGCTGCTGCCGAACTTCGCCCCCAAGACCGTGCGGAACTTCGTGGAGCTCGCCACCGGCGCCCGCGAGTGGACGCGGCCCACGGACGGCCAGAAGACCACGGACCCGCTGTACGACGGCACGGTCTTCCACCGGATCATCAGCGGATTCATGATCCAGGGCGGCGACCCGCTCGGCAACGGCACCGGTGGTCCCGGCTACCAGTTCGCGGACGAGTTCCACCCCGACCTGGCCTTCACCAAGCCGTACCTGGTCGCCATGGCCAACGCCGGCCCGGGCACCAACGGCTCGCAGTTCTTCATCACCGTCGCGCCGACCGCCTGGCTGACCCGCAAGCACACCATCTTCGGCGAGGTCACCGGCAAGGCCGGCCAGAAGATCGTGGACGCGATCGCCGGACTGCCGACCAACCCGCGCACCGAGCGCCCGCTGGACGACGTGATCCTCCAGTCCGTCGTGATCGAGAAGCGCGGAACGGGCGCCTTCGACAAGAGCTGA
- a CDS encoding LysM peptidoglycan-binding domain-containing protein has product MGIFDFLKSDKKKAHDAAETAKEQVEQQAAAKPATPDAPNDLGGKYTDAAAATKAAADRMAAAAPPKPAPAPPKPPAPGPVAHHTPTPASAAHKAVPSAPMPKPAPVAKRMYTVKSGDSLSAIARRELGNEARWRELYAMNRGVVGSNPDLIHPGMVLTLPN; this is encoded by the coding sequence ATGGGAATCTTCGACTTCCTGAAGTCCGACAAGAAGAAGGCGCACGACGCCGCCGAGACGGCGAAGGAGCAGGTGGAGCAGCAGGCGGCGGCGAAGCCCGCCACCCCGGACGCGCCCAACGACCTCGGCGGGAAGTACACCGACGCCGCCGCGGCCACCAAGGCGGCCGCCGACCGGATGGCCGCCGCCGCTCCCCCGAAGCCCGCGCCGGCGCCGCCGAAGCCCCCCGCGCCCGGACCGGTGGCGCACCACACGCCCACCCCCGCGTCCGCCGCGCACAAGGCGGTCCCGTCGGCGCCCATGCCGAAGCCGGCGCCCGTCGCGAAGCGGATGTACACCGTCAAGTCCGGCGACTCGTTGTCCGCGATCGCCCGCCGCGAGCTCGGCAACGAGGCCCGTTGGCGCGAGCTCTACGCCATGAACCGGGGAGTCGTCGGCTCCAACCCCGACCTGATCCACCCGGGGATGGTGCTCACCCTCCCCAACTGA
- the crgA gene encoding cell division protein CrgA — protein sequence MPKSRIRKKDDYTPPPTRQAQTIRLTNRSWVAPVMLAFFLIGLAWIVVFYVTDTQLPIEALGNWNIVVGFGFIAAGFGVSTQWK from the coding sequence GTGCCGAAGTCACGTATCCGCAAGAAGGACGACTACACCCCGCCGCCCACGCGGCAGGCGCAGACGATCAGGCTGACGAACCGGAGCTGGGTGGCCCCGGTCATGCTGGCCTTCTTCCTGATCGGTCTGGCCTGGATCGTCGTCTTCTACGTGACCGATACCCAGCTGCCGATCGAGGCGCTGGGCAATTGGAACATCGTGGTCGGATTCGGGTTCATCGCGGCCGGGTTCGGCGTCTCCACGCAGTGGAAGTAG
- a CDS encoding aminodeoxychorismate/anthranilate synthase component II, with amino-acid sequence MSARILVVDNYDSFVFNLVQYLYQLGAECEVLRNDEVELAHAQDGFDGVLLSPGPGTPEEAGVCVDMVRHCAETGVPVFGVCLGMQSMAVAYGGVVGRAPELLHGKTSPVTHEGLGVFEGLPSPFIATRYHSLAAEPLTLPDVLEVTARTEDGIIMGLRHREHDVEGVQFHPESVLTEWGHRMLANWLVRCGDTGAVGRSVGLAPVVGKAVA; translated from the coding sequence GTGAGCGCGCGCATTCTGGTTGTCGACAACTACGACAGCTTTGTCTTCAATCTGGTCCAGTACCTCTACCAGCTCGGCGCCGAATGCGAGGTGCTGCGCAACGACGAGGTCGAGCTCGCGCACGCGCAGGACGGCTTCGACGGGGTGCTCCTGTCGCCCGGACCCGGTACCCCCGAGGAGGCCGGCGTCTGCGTCGACATGGTGCGGCACTGCGCGGAGACCGGTGTGCCGGTCTTCGGCGTCTGCCTCGGCATGCAGTCCATGGCCGTCGCCTACGGAGGGGTCGTGGGCCGGGCGCCCGAGCTGCTGCACGGCAAGACCTCGCCCGTGACGCACGAGGGGCTCGGGGTCTTCGAGGGACTGCCCTCACCGTTCATCGCGACCCGCTACCACTCGCTCGCCGCCGAGCCGCTGACCCTGCCGGACGTGCTGGAGGTCACCGCGCGCACCGAGGACGGCATCATCATGGGGCTCCGGCACCGGGAGCACGACGTCGAGGGCGTCCAGTTCCACCCCGAGTCGGTCCTGACCGAGTGGGGCCACCGGATGCTCGCCAACTGGCTCGTGCGCTGCGGTGACACCGGGGCCGTCGGGCGTTCGGTGGGGCTGGCCCCGGTGGTGGGCAAGGCCGTCGCGTGA
- a CDS encoding class E sortase has translation MSRARRRRSAPPTRNRGVLAGFLSLLGELLITVGLVLGLFVAYSLWWTNVLADRHASAKGDAVREQWQRTPAPSDQKPAAPGALDTQGGIGFLHVPAMKNGEVLVKPGIAPDVLNDGVAGYYTEPVKSALPWDAKGNFSLAAHRDGHGAKFHDIDKLRNGDAIVFETRDTWYVYKVFAELRQTSKYNVDVLSPIPKESGRTVAGRYITLTTCTPVYTSKYRYIVWGELQRTEKVDGDRTPPAELR, from the coding sequence GTGTCCCGTGCCCGCCGTCGCCGTTCCGCACCGCCGACCCGCAACCGCGGCGTGCTCGCCGGTTTCCTGAGCCTGCTGGGCGAACTCCTGATCACCGTCGGACTGGTCCTGGGCCTGTTCGTCGCCTACTCGCTGTGGTGGACGAACGTGCTCGCCGACCGGCACGCGTCGGCCAAGGGCGACGCCGTCCGCGAGCAGTGGCAGCGCACGCCCGCTCCCTCCGACCAGAAGCCCGCCGCGCCGGGGGCGCTCGACACCCAGGGCGGCATCGGCTTCCTGCACGTGCCCGCGATGAAGAACGGCGAGGTGCTGGTCAAGCCCGGCATCGCCCCGGACGTCCTGAACGACGGGGTCGCCGGCTACTACACGGAGCCGGTCAAGTCCGCGCTGCCGTGGGACGCCAAGGGCAACTTCTCGCTGGCGGCACACAGGGACGGGCACGGCGCCAAGTTCCACGACATCGACAAGCTGCGCAACGGCGACGCGATCGTCTTCGAGACGCGCGACACCTGGTACGTGTACAAGGTCTTCGCGGAGCTGCGCCAGACCTCGAAGTACAACGTGGACGTGCTCAGCCCGATCCCCAAGGAGTCGGGCCGGACCGTCGCCGGCCGCTACATCACGCTCACCACCTGCACACCGGTGTACACCTCGAAGTACCGGTACATCGTCTGGGGCGAGTTGCAGCGGACCGAGAAGGTGGACGGCGACCGCACCCCGCCGGCGGAACTGCGCTGA
- a CDS encoding rhomboid family intramembrane serine protease, with protein MDTDRLPGCYRHPDRGTGIRCTRCERPICPECMISASVGFQCPECVREGSGTGHRPTADAPRTVAGGVVAADPHLVTKILIGVNVAVFFATLLAPAIAVPLELLGSYVDYWGGPLHGVANGEYHRLLTSVFLHTEWWHIIGNMLALWVIGGPLEAALGRARYLTLYLLSGLGGSALVYLLTTPSTPTLGASGAIFGLLGATVVLARRLRYEMRPILIMVGLMLLLTFVRIGSVEVSWQAHIGGLVTGALVALGMLLPTAGRKRALIQWGTCAAVFLLVIGLIMVRTAELTALT; from the coding sequence ATGGACACCGACCGTCTGCCGGGCTGTTACCGCCACCCGGACCGAGGCACGGGCATCCGCTGCACGCGCTGCGAGCGTCCGATCTGTCCCGAGTGCATGATCAGCGCATCGGTGGGCTTCCAGTGCCCCGAATGCGTCCGGGAGGGCTCCGGCACGGGCCACCGTCCCACCGCGGACGCCCCGCGCACCGTCGCCGGCGGCGTGGTCGCCGCCGACCCGCACCTCGTCACCAAGATCCTCATCGGCGTCAACGTCGCCGTGTTCTTCGCGACCCTGCTGGCGCCGGCCATCGCTGTCCCCCTGGAACTGCTCGGCAGCTACGTCGACTACTGGGGCGGACCGCTCCACGGCGTCGCCAACGGCGAGTACCACCGCCTGTTGACCTCGGTGTTCCTGCACACCGAGTGGTGGCACATCATCGGCAACATGCTCGCCCTGTGGGTGATCGGCGGCCCTCTGGAAGCGGCCCTCGGCCGGGCCCGCTACCTGACCCTCTACCTGCTGTCGGGCCTGGGCGGCAGCGCCCTCGTCTACCTGCTGACCACGCCGTCCACCCCCACCCTCGGGGCGTCGGGCGCCATCTTCGGGCTGCTCGGCGCCACCGTCGTGCTGGCGCGGCGGCTGCGCTACGAGATGCGCCCGATCCTGATCATGGTCGGCCTGATGCTGTTGCTGACCTTCGTGCGGATCGGGAGCGTCGAGGTGTCCTGGCAGGCCCACATCGGCGGCCTGGTCACCGGTGCGTTGGTCGCACTGGGGATGCTCCTGCCCACCGCGGGCAGAAAGCGGGCGCTGATCCAGTGGGGGACGTGCGCGGCGGTGTTTCTCCTGGTCATCGGCCTGATTATGGTCCGTACGGCCGAACTGACCGCACTCACCTGA